Proteins from a single region of Panulirus ornatus isolate Po-2019 chromosome 64, ASM3632096v1, whole genome shotgun sequence:
- the LOC139746361 gene encoding uncharacterized protein, protein MMIQVHMDDPPVHMDGSPVHMDDSPVHMDDPPVHMDDPPVHMDDSPVHTDDSPVHTDDSPVHMDDSPVHMDDSPLHMDDPPVHINDPPVHTDDSPLHMDDSPLNMDDPPVHMDDSSSHGRLSTSHR, encoded by the coding sequence ATGATGATTCAAGTTCACATGGATGACCCTCCAGTTCACATGGATGGCTCTCCAGTTCACATGGATGACTCTCCAGTTCACATGGATGACCCTCCAGTTCACATGGATGACCCTCCAGTTCACATGGATGACTCTCCAGTTCACACGGATGACTCTCCAGTTCACACGGATGACTCTCCAGTTCACATGGATGACTCTCCAGTTCACATGGATGACTCTCCACTTCATATGGATGACCCTCCAGTTCACATAAATGACCCTCCAGTTCACACGGATGACTCTCCACTTCACATGGATGACTCCCCACTTAACATGGATGACCCTCCAGTTCACATGGATGATTCCAGTTCACATGGACGACTCTCCACTTCACATAGATGA